A portion of the bacterium genome contains these proteins:
- a CDS encoding Rid family detoxifying hydrolase, producing MQKKVIKTDKAGSGKVPLSQGIVVGEWLFCSGQLPLDPATGQLVPGGIAEQTRRAIENLKAVCEAAGTSLANAVKVTIFMEDLAELQGMNAVFEEYFGVVDPPARTTFQAAKLIAGAKLEIELQAVI from the coding sequence AAAGAAAGTCATCAAGACGGACAAGGCGGGCTCCGGAAAAGTGCCCCTTTCCCAAGGGATTGTGGTGGGCGAGTGGCTTTTCTGCTCGGGCCAGCTGCCCCTCGATCCGGCGACGGGCCAGCTCGTCCCCGGCGGCATCGCGGAGCAGACCCGGCGGGCGATCGAGAACCTCAAGGCCGTCTGCGAGGCGGCGGGCACCTCTCTCGCCAACGCAGTCAAGGTGACGATATTCATGGAAGACCTCGCCGAGCTTCAGGGAATGAACGCGGTCTTTGAGGAATACTTCGGGGTGGTAGACCCGCCCGCCCGGACCACTTTTCAGGCAGCGAAGCTGATTGCGGGCGCGAAGCTCGAGATCGAGCTTCAGGCCGTGATTTAG